The segment TCGTAGTTGAGGAGAATGCACAGGTACAGATCATTGAACGCCACCAGAGTCTTACAGATCATCCCGTACTCACAAATTCTGTTACAGAAATTTACGCAGGAAAGAATGCTATTGTTGATTATTATAAAATACAGAATGACAGGGCTTCAGCTTCATTAATAGACAATACTTTTATTGAGCAGAAGGATAACTCTAATTGTTCAATCCACACTTTTTCTTTTGGAGGAAAATTGACGAGAAATAACCTCAATTTTTATCAGCGTGGAGAACATTGCGATTCTACCTTAAAAGGAATAACCATAATTGAGGATAAGCAACTAGTAGATCATAATACGCTGGTGCATCATATATTCCCTAACTGCGAAAGCCATCAGGATTACAAAGGTATTTTTGCTGATACTTCTTACTGTGTCTTTAATGGAAAAGTAGTTGTAGATAAGGAAGCACAGAAAATTAATGCTTTCCAGGCCAACAATAATATATTATTGGATGACAAAGCGACAATCAACTCCAAACCACAATTGGAAATCTTTGCCGATGACGTAAAATGTAGTCACGGCTGTACAATTGGGCAGCTGGATAAGGATTCACTTTTCTACCTCCGCTCAAGAGGGATTCCTCAAAAAGAGGCAAAAGCACTATTGATGTATGCTTTTGCAAATAATGTTTTGGAAAGTGTTAGAATTCCTGAAATAAAGAAGAGAATAACAAAACAAATAGCTTTAAAATTGGGTGTAAATCTGGGATTTGACCTTTAATAAATTAGCAGGAAAAAACGGTGTATGAGTGTATTGGCCAAACAATCTTCTTTTGATGTAGAAATGATAAGGAAAGACTTTCCTATTCTAAAAAGGGAAGTTAACGGCCATCCTTTGGTCTATTTTGATAATGCCGCTACTTCACAAACGCCTGTACAGGTAATGGATGCTATTGTAGATTACTATTCTAACTATAATTCTAATATCCACCGGGGAGTTCATTCCCTTTCGCAGGAAGCTACAGACAAATACGAGGAAGCCAGGAAAAAGGTGCAGGCACATTTTAACGCTGCTCATTCATACGAGATTATCCTTACATCCGGCACCACACACGGGATTAATCTTGTGGCCAGCGGATTTTCAGCCCTACTGGAAGAAGGAGATGAGATAATGGTCTCTGCTTTGGAACATCACTCGAACATTGTTCCGTGGCAAATGCTAACCGAAAAAACAGGAGCTGTTCTCAAAGTTATCCCCATGGATGAAAGTGGAGAATTAATTCTTTCAGAATTTGAAAAGCTTCTTTCACGAAAAACAAAAGTTGTTTTCATAAACCACGTATCCAACGCACTCGGTACTATTAATCCTATAGAGGAGATTATTGCCGGGGCACATAAGGTGGGTGCTGCGGTATTGGTTGACGGTGCACAGGCCGCTCCCCATATTAAAGCAGATGTACAGGCTTTAGATGTAGATTTCTATGTAGCCTCTGCACATAAAATGTGTGGCCCAACGGGAGTTGGGATCCTTTATGGAAAAGAAAAATGGTTAAAAAAACTACCTCCTTACCAGGGAGGCGGAGAAATGATAGCCACTGTTACTTTTGAAAAAACCACTTACGCAGATCTACCTCACAAATTCGAAGCAGGAACTCCAAATATTTGTGGGGGAATAGCCTTTGGTGCAGCACTGGATTACATGAATAATATTGGTTTTGAAACCATTGCCGCTTACGAACAGGAGCTACTGCATTACGCAACTCAAAAGCTTCTTGAGATCGAGAAAGTTAAGATCTACGGCATTTCCAAAAAGAAAACTGCAGTAATTTCCTTTAACATTGAAGGAATTCACCCTTATGACATAGGAACCATTGTCGACAAATTGGGAATAGCAGTTCGCACTTAGCCATCATTGTGCTCAACCCATTATGGATTACTACAAGATCCCGGGAACAGTGAGGGCATCTTTTTCTTTTTACAACACCAAAGAAGAAATTGATACCTTTATAGATGCGATAAAACGTGCAAAATCAATGTTGGAATAAAAATCCTTCAGCTATGAAAAATCTTCTGGTTCTATTTCTGATTATTTTGGTATCCTGCGGTGAAAAAAAGACAGCAAAGCCGATCCAATGAAACCGCAGACTTAGTCTTGCTGAAGATCCTGAACTTTCAGGAAGTTATTTCATAACGCAATTAGGAAACGAAGATGTTTCTTCAGAAGAAATTGATCTCACCTTTGATGAAAAGCGGAAGGAATTGCGCGGAAACGCAGGATGTAACCCTAGGTTTAGTTCAGGATTTGAAAGAGATGGAAGAAAAATTACCTTCAGTGAACCTGTAAGTACCAGAATGTTTTGCGACGGAAAAATGGAAAGGGAAAATCAGGTAATGGAAATCCTTCCGAAGATTACTGAAATGAGAAAAAACGAGGATAATGTGATCTTTCTTTCAAACGAGGGAGAGCAGTTATTAATGGTTCAAAAAAACGGAAATGAGTAATATAAAAGAGAAGCAGGAAGAGGTTGTAGAGGAGTTTTCTATGTTTGATGACTGGATGCAGCGTTATGAATATATGATAGATCTTGGAAAATCCCTGCCCCTTATTGATGAAAAATATAAAGTAGAGGAAAACATTATAAAAGGCTGCCAAAGCAAGGTTTGGGTACACGCAGAGTTAGAGGGAGATAAACTTGTTTTTACGGCAGATAGTGACGCTATAATAACAAAAGGAATTGTGGCGATTCTAATAAGGGTATTTTCAAATCAACATCCTGCAGATATACTGGAAGCCGATACACAGTTTATTGATGAAATCGGGCTAAAAGAGCACCTCTCTCCCACCCGTGCAAACGGATTGGTGAGTATGATTAAACAATTGAAAATGTATGCTATAGCGTATCAAACACAACTAGATTAAAATGGAACAGGAAATAGATACCCAGGAACTGGGAGAAAAAATAGTAAGGGTACTAAAAACCATTTATGACCCCGAAATTCCCGTTGATATATATGAATTAGGGCTAATTTATGACGTCATGGTAAATACTGATTATGATGTCAAGATCCTGATGACGCTTACAACTCCTAACTGTCCGGTTGCTGAAAGCTTACCGCAGGAGGTTGAAGAAAGGGTAAAATCCCTTGATATGGTTAAGGATTGTGAAGTTGAAATAACTTTTGATCCCCCATGGACTCAGGATCTTATGAGCGAAGAAGCTAAACTGGAACTCGGGATGCTTTAGGCACCTTATCCCCCGAAGGGGAAAGGATACAAAAGATGCAATTAAATTTACTATGTCTACAGAAATTATAAATCGGGTTGCAAATAGCAAATTAGTCACTTTTGACCTTGAGGATTTCTATCCTAAAGGCGAAAGAGTTTTATTTGATATTAAGGATTGGTTACTGGAAGGATTAGTGTTGAGGGAAGGTGTATTTAGAGAAAAGGCCGCTGCCTGGGACTGGAGCCAATATGATGGCTCTTACGTCGCCTTAACCTGTTCTACAGATGCCATTATTCCGGCCTGGGCCTATATGCTCCTCGCCACTTACCTGCAGCCTTACGCGAAAAAAGTAGTTGTGGGAAATCTGGATAATTTGGAAACGGTACTTTACACAGAAATCATACAAAATCTGGATGTCACAGCTCTTGCAGACAAACCTGTAATTGTTAAAGGCTGCTCTCACAAACCTGTACCTCAAAACGCTTACATATTACTAATCTCAAAACTACAATCTGTAGTAAAAAGCCTTATGTACGGGGAAGCCTGTTCCTCAGTACCGCTTTATAAGAAATCCAAAAACTAAATAAATGAAACATTTTTTTCCTGTCTTTCTACTGCTGGTCTCTACCCTCACAGTATCTGCACAAGACAAAGGAAAAGAGGTTCCGCCCAATGGCTGGACTTCTGAAGGTACAATTCAACTTTTGTTCAATCAATCTGCTTTTAATCACGAATGGACAGGAGGAGGAACATCCAGTATTGCAGGAAACCTCAACTTTAATTATGAGGAGAATTACAGGATGGACAACTTTTCCTGGACCAACAGGATTCATGCGAATTATGGATTGACAAAGGTAAAAACCGATAAGTTTGCGCGTAAAACCAGTGACAGATTTGAACTTAATTCTGTTGCAGGTTATCAATTGGAGAATTCCAATTGGTACTACTCCTATTTTTTAAATTTCAGGACTCAATTTGACAAAGGGTACAACTTCAGCAAAGATCCTGAAACAGGACAAACTATAAGAACAGAATATACTCATTTTCTCTCTCCTGCTTACCTGCAAACAGGACCGGGATTTATGTGGAAAAAGGATGAAAACTTTATTGTAAATATTGCCCCTGCCACTGCCAGGTTTATTTTTGTAGATGATAAATTCACCACTACCCCGGGCTATGCAGATGGTCGCTATTTTGGTGTAAACGAAGGAAAAAGCAGCCGCTTCGAATTTGGTGCTGCTCTTAATGCATACCTTCAATTTAAAGTAATGAGTGATGTGGTGATGGAAAATAGTATAAACCTCTACTCTAATTATCTAGACAAACCTGGAAATGTAGATATTGATTACCTGATGAACCTTGAAATGGGCATCAATAAATATCTTTCTGCAAATTTGCTTTTCCAGGCCATTTATGATGATAATGCAGTTGCTGCCTTTCAAATTAGAGAAGTATTTGGACTTGGCATTAACTACAATTTCGGATTCTAAAAATATCCCTTTATAGATTTTAATCCCGAAGCAGCTGCTTCGGGATTTTTGTTTTCACTAATTTCTAGTTAAATTTTTGCTGAATTAGATTCGCTGAAATTGCTTTTAGAATCAATTGTGTAACTTTGAATCTATGATAGAAAAGACAGATTTAAATTATGAAAAAGCGGTGCTTATTGGGATTGTCACCCGGGAGCAGGATGCTGATAAACTGAATGAATACCTGGACGAACTGGAATTTCTCACCTATACAGCAGGTGGCGAAGTTGTAAAAAGGTTTACCCAAAAAATGGATCGGCCCGATCCCAAGACTTTTATAGGATCAGGAAAAATTAACGATGTTAAACAGTTCATTGATGAAAATGAAGTTGGAACTGCAATTTTTGATGACGAACTTTCTCCTGCTCAACAAAAAAATATAGAACGGGTCCTGCAGTGCAAAGTGCTGGACAGGACTAACCTTATTTTGGACATTTTTGCGCAACGTGCACAAACAAGTTATGCGCGAACGCAGGTAGAACTGGCGCAATATCAATATTTGCTCCCAAGGCTTGCGGGAATGTGGACTCACCTGGAGAGACAACGTGGTGGTATAGGAATGCGTGGTCCCGGGGAAACAGAAATCGAGACTGACCGTAGGATCGTTAGAGATAAAATTGCCCTGCTCAAGAAAAAGATTGAAACCATTGACAAACAAATGGAAGTTCAAAGGGGAAACCGCGGGCAGCTGGTGCGGGTGGCCTTGGTGGGCTACACCAACGTAGGAAAATCTACCCTGATGAATGTCATAAGCAAAAGTGAAGTATTTGCTGAAAATAAATTATTTGCTACGCTGGACACTACAGTTAGAAAGGTTGTAATAAGAAATCTTCCATTCCTGCTTACCGACACTGTTGGTTTTATTAGGAAGCTACCCACCCAATTAATAGAATCTTTTAAATCTACTCTGGATGAAGTAAGGGAGGCAGATCTTCTCCTGCACGTTGTTGATATTTCTCATCCAAATTTTGATGATCACATTGAATCGGTGAATCAAACTCTTGCCGACATAAAGAGTGCAGATAAACCTACCATAATGGTATTTAATAAAATAGATGCCTACCAACCTGAAGAGATCGAAAGCGATGACCTGGTAACAGAAAAGACAACAGCTCATAATACACTGGAGGAGTGGAGGCAAACCTGGATGAACAGGCTGGGGAACAATGTTCTTTTTATTTCAGCACTTAATAAGGAGAATATGGAAGATTTCAGAAAAAAGGTTTATGATACAGTAAGAGATATTCACGTTACCAGATTTCCATACAACAATTTCTTATACCCGGAATATGATGCTTATGGTGAGGAAGAATAATCTTTTTCTTAAATTAGTATAAACCAAAGTCTTATGAAAAAATTCTTGTTTTTACCTGTGGTTCTTTTCTGCGGAATTTTATACGCGCAGGATTTGAGTGGTTCCTGGAAACTAACCGAAAGAAATGGAACCGAAGTGAAAGATATGGAAGTGGTACAGATCATTCAGGATGGCTATTTTTCTATAGGTGCAAAGCTGAAGGAGGGAAATAAATTTCATAGTGCCAAAGGCGGAGAATTTGAAGTAACAGGAGATAAATTCAAAATTGTTCAGGATTACAATACCGAAAATCCGGAGCTCATAGGCAAAGAAATAAATTACACCTTCAGTAAAGAAGGAGATAAATTCACATTATCTGATCCTATTAATAATGAAGTCTGGCAAAGGATCTCTAACAAAGAAAACGATCTCACACGTAATTGGGTAATTACGGGAAGGGAACGTAACGGGGAAATGGGAACAATGACGCCCGGAGACAGAAGAACCGTCAAGATCCTTAGTGGCGACCGTTTTCAATGGATTGCCTTCAATAGTGCTACAGGAGAATTTAGTGGCACTGGCGGGGGAACCTACACTGCCAAAGATGGAAAATATACAGAAATTATAGAATTTTTCTCCAGAGACGACAGCCGCGTAGGCGCCAGCTTAGAATTTGATTACGAAGTTAAGGATGGAAAATGGCATCATAACGGAAAAAGCTCTAAAGGAGATCCAATTTATGAAATCTGGTCCCCTTATGAAGAAGCTTATCAAAAAAGTAATTAAACAGAAAATCAGCCCTCGGGCTGATTTTCTGCGTTAATATATCTCTTTAATATATCTATAGACACTAATTCCTCACCAGTACTCCTTCTACAGGAATGTAATATTCTCCTTTAGGGTTAGTTTTTAAACTGAAGAGGATTCTGTTCTCTACTGGCTGGTATTGCAGTTGCACATTACCCACAGCATAGCTGAGTCCGCTTCTTATACTTCCCTGGAAAATATTTTCGGCCTTTCTAATAAGAACTATAGAAAACTCATCCTTATTGTCGTTGCAATCTATTCTTTCTCCATGAAGGTAAACACTGCAGTGGTTTCCCCTGTAATTATTTTCTGAAATTTCTATAAGGTCAATTGTAAACATGTTTCCTCCATCGACTGAATTCCAGCTCCAGGAACCGGAAATATCCTGGGCAAAAGAGGAAAACGTAAGGAACAATAAAAAGAATGGGTAGAGGAGTAATTTTTTTACCATAAATAAAAGTTAAATCGAAAAATAAAAGGTGATTTTAAGCTACGCAAAATTACAACAGAAATTTCGTAAAATTCTGTTACTCTTACGTTATAAAAGTCCCAACATACTTTTTTCGGTTTTGTACGCAACCTTTTAATGTTATCAAGGTCATTTATATATGGAACCTTCAAAACTTTGTAGCTCATGAAAATTTCCTTTCTTCTATCTGTCTTCTTTTTCTCCTTTTTTACAACATCCTGTGATAAGGAAGAGCCGGATCCGGTTGCTGCGATTGATATTTCCAACATAACTCTTGCCGAGTCCTTTTCTATAGGGCAAATGGCCGAAGTAAACGTGACAATCACCAAGCCTACTCCCTGCCATATTATAGAGGAGAAAGCACTAACTATTTCGGGCAGGATCTATTCTTACAATTTCCGCCTTATAGATAAAGCTGAAATTTGCATTCAAGTGACGCAGGAGGAAACCGTAACTGTAGATTTTGAACCTGCTGAAGCCGGGGAACACACTCTTAACTTTTTCATCAACGGGGATCTATTGGAAACCCGAACTGTAACAGTGACGGAATAATATAAAGTAATTAAAAATCACCCTATTTCTCCAAAGGCCAGATCTTCTGAGTATAGAAGAACCTAGCTTTTTTCTTTTTCCGGAAAAATATATTCTCGGTTATTCATAATGAAATCTGTAATTGCTCTGACTCACAGATTCATACGCAACTTTTTTTACTTTTTAAGTCATTAATGTATATAACCTTCTCACGATTGTAAAATATGAAAGTTTTTACTTTAATAACTCTCCTCTTCCTCTCTTCTCTTATAGTTTCCTGTGATAAGGAAGATGAAGAGCCTACTCCTGAAATTAGTATTTCAAACATTACCCTGGCAGAAACCTATACTGTTGGACAGGCAGAGGAAATTAACGTGACTATCATCAAGCCCACTCCCTGCCATGAAATAGAAGAGGAATCAGCTACTGTCTCAGCAAGTACTTACTCGTATTACTTTCGCCTGTTAAACAATAGGGAATTTTGCATACAGGTTTTAGCGAGAGATGAAACTATGAGTGTAAATTTTGAACCTACTGAAGCCGGAGAACATCTTCTTAATTTTTACATAGACGGGGAACTGCTGGAAACCCGAACAGTATTAGTTACAGAATAAAATTTAAAATTCGCGCACCTTATTGCCCTAAAACCCTGGACCGACCTGATAATTGTTATGCACCCATATAATTTTTGAAAGCATTAAATACTTCCTACACTTATGAAGAATCTTAATCTTTTGTTCCTTCTGGCATTGTGTGCTCTCTCCATTAGTTGTCATAAAGAACAAATTTCTCCGGAACCGGAAACAGCAATTGCAGATATTAATCTTTTTCCTGAATATCCATTTGTCCAGGCACAGAAGATAAATGTAACAGTATTGAAGCCCACCGCCTGCCACAAAATAGAAAAAGTCAAGGTTTCGGTTGTAGACAAAAATTTTTACTACGACTTTTTAGTTGGAAGTGAAACTGACGCCTGCATCCACGTACTAAGGGAGGAAGTAAAAAGCGTCTATTTCTTACCTTCAGGAGGCGGAGAATATACCCTTAACTTTTACATCAACGGAAATTTTTACGAAACAAGGACTGTGGCCATATCAGGCTGAAAATAAATAAAGATTAAACCTGATTCTGTTAGTAAGCCGGGGTTCCAGTCATGAGTCCCGGCTTTACATTTTTCGGCAGGATGTAATTCAAAAAAATCTTAATCACTAGTTACCCTCACATTGTCGATATCATAGGTTGTGGATTTTTCTGAAGCCGAACCCAGATAATGGAAAGCCACATGAATAGTTCCTTCAAGGCAGGAGATATCGATATGAGATCGGGTAAAAGTCACTGCATTTTGATTGGTGGGTCCTACCGGAATATTTGCCTCCAGAAGCTGCCAATTAGTTGTGAGGGGATTTCCTGTAAATTCATTAGTTACCAGAACTCGGAGAATGGTAGCATTATCAAAAGAAGCTCTAAGATCAAAAGACAAAACTCTATTAGAAATGGCATTTACATCTATTGGAGGAGTAATAAGCCATGCTTCGAGAGGATTTTCCTGTGTATTATAGGCAGAAATCCTAACATGTCTGTTTCCCTGCAAAGTTCCAGGTTTAAATTTCTCACTCCCGCCACTGGTATTGATATTCATCCAGCCACGGGTTTCCAGCATTCTTTGAGTAGTAATGGTTTCAAAACTTTCCTCAAAAACTGTCTCAATCCCCGGAGTTGAGTTAGAACCACAATTCAGGAATTGAGGATCACATCTTGCTCCATCATTAAAGTCTAAAGCTTCAGGAGAGGTTATAATAACAACGTAAAAGTCGTCGTAAAAATCTCTTGCCAGTACTCCCTCAACACTTCCAGAAGATGTAGGAAGCAATAAAGACCGGAAGTTTGAAAATGTACTGGTACTTAAATTGGTTGTAGCCCCGCTTTCGCAACTTTCCACCTGTCGTACCCCGTCATATTGATCGAAGTTTTCAGCAGCAAAAGTGTACCTGTCATTCTCCTTTATTAGGTTTCGGTTGAATTGCACATTATCAATTCGGATATAAAGATTTTTAAATTGCTCGTTGAACTGGGTGATTTTAAGATCCAAAGGAACAATAGTAGCAGTGTCGTTTGTTCTTATTATATGATCATCAATAAGAGCCTGAGAAATAGCTACAACATCGCCTCTATTTTGTTTCCCCAATTGCATAACTCCATTGTTGTACCAAAGGCTAAGACCGTCCAGTTTTATATAAACTTTTCTTCCAAAATTGTAGGTATCAAATAAAGAGTTATCATCAATTAAAACCTGGATACCAGATGTGGGATTCTCCGGCTTATCCTGAAGGATCAGCTTTTTATAAAAATTTCCTCCTTCATCACTAGATATTACAAATCCCTCAAAATAGGTATTGGTATCTCTGAAGGTGTAAATCTCATTTGTATTAAAGTTGTAATGCCCTTTAACAGCATCAATGGTAGTAATGTTTCCGACAGCCGGGACAGGTGGCGTAGTCATTTCCGGCAGCTGAAAATCATCTGTTTTTACACAAGAGCTTAATGAAATTATTATCAATATCAGAATTCTTATTTTTCCCATAACCCTTTAATTAAAACCTAACATAGATATTTGCGTAATAAGTCGCACCTGTGCCATACCAGTACTTGTTTCCAAAAATGGGCTGATCCCGATTCTTATCTTGTTTAAGAGTTCTAAAATTGGCATTTCTTGCCTGCTCAAAGCCTCCTGTTTTATACACAACGTCAAAGACATTGTTCAGGCTCACGAAAAAACCAAGATAATAGCTGTCAATCCTCCAGGATTTCCCTCCAATGATGTTGACAACGAAGTAGTCGTCAAATTGCTCCTGTCTTAGTAAATGCCTTGCCTCCTCTTCATTATAATCGACTAAAGGAAGCCCATCTGCATCTGTTAAAAAATTAGAAGTGCGGGTTAAAGGACTAATATCACTAAAAGCATGTGAGAAATAATTTCCTGTAGTTCCAAACCACCAGTAATCCGGATCTCTATACTCAAATCCTATCTGGGCAGCACGTTGAGGTCCTCCAGCCAGGAAATAATTTTTCAAACTTGATGTACCATAATCCACGGCAGCGTCAAAACTGTCGGAAGTTAGATATAAATTAGGATCATTGCTGTAGGTATGTTGTCCAATGGCGGCTGCAGATTTTATTTTGATTGTAGATGTTACCTGAAAATCCAATCCCAGTTCCAATCCAAAATGTCGTCTGTCTATCCCTGTCAAAACCTCCTGCACAAAGGCTGTGGTACTGTTTCTGCCAAGTCCGCTTAAACCATCAGCATAGTAAAAAGAAATTTCTGTTGCATCTTGAATTTCAGAAAAATATCCGGTGATCCTCGTCCTAAACTGCGGAGTTCTAAAAATATAGCTTGCATCTACTGAGGAAAGATTTTCACTGTCTAAATTCTGTACTACGCTATTGTTCATTCGGGAATTAGAGAAGCTGTTCCTTAAATTTGGAGCACGGGTATAATAAGCGGAATTAAAGTTTAAAAGATTTCTGCTAATAATTTTATATGTGCCTCCTAATTTCACTCCATAGTTGCTAAACTTCAGCTTTTCACTTTCCCCTAAAGAATTATTAGGATAGCTGCCATTCTGAAATAGACCCACCCTTTGATACTGCGTGTGAGATAACTGACTTAGCTGCATAGAGATCAACTCTTCTGCCTTTATACTGCAACTGCGAATAGCCTTCAAAAACATCGGCATGGAGTTCAAAATTGTATTTAAATTTTTCTCCTTCAGTAACTACTCTGTTCCTGTTTCGAAGATCACTT is part of the Antarcticibacterium sp. 1MA-6-2 genome and harbors:
- the sufD gene encoding Fe-S cluster assembly protein SufD; translated protein: MELKEKLISSFMAFEEACDVDADIHNLRSEAIKEFEALGFPTKKEEAWKYTSLNSILKHDYSVFPKKEDAIEYRDIKKYLIHDIDTYNLIFIDGIFSSHLSQTTHDKHDVCLMSSALAKPKYKEVIDQYFNKIVSRENGFTPLNTAFSKEGAFIRIHKGKVADKPIQIVNFSTGNESALMLQPRNLIVVEENAQVQIIERHQSLTDHPVLTNSVTEIYAGKNAIVDYYKIQNDRASASLIDNTFIEQKDNSNCSIHTFSFGGKLTRNNLNFYQRGEHCDSTLKGITIIEDKQLVDHNTLVHHIFPNCESHQDYKGIFADTSYCVFNGKVVVDKEAQKINAFQANNNILLDDKATINSKPQLEIFADDVKCSHGCTIGQLDKDSLFYLRSRGIPQKEAKALLMYAFANNVLESVRIPEIKKRITKQIALKLGVNLGFDL
- a CDS encoding META domain-containing protein, with translation MDLTFDEKRKELRGNAGCNPRFSSGFERDGRKITFSEPVSTRMFCDGKMERENQVMEILPKITEMRKNEDNVIFLSNEGEQLLMVQKNGNE
- a CDS encoding SufE family protein, with protein sequence MSNIKEKQEEVVEEFSMFDDWMQRYEYMIDLGKSLPLIDEKYKVEENIIKGCQSKVWVHAELEGDKLVFTADSDAIITKGIVAILIRVFSNQHPADILEADTQFIDEIGLKEHLSPTRANGLVSMIKQLKMYAIAYQTQLD
- a CDS encoding SUF system Fe-S cluster assembly protein; this translates as MEQEIDTQELGEKIVRVLKTIYDPEIPVDIYELGLIYDVMVNTDYDVKILMTLTTPNCPVAESLPQEVEERVKSLDMVKDCEVEITFDPPWTQDLMSEEAKLELGML
- a CDS encoding DUF2480 family protein, with amino-acid sequence MSTEIINRVANSKLVTFDLEDFYPKGERVLFDIKDWLLEGLVLREGVFREKAAAWDWSQYDGSYVALTCSTDAIIPAWAYMLLATYLQPYAKKVVVGNLDNLETVLYTEIIQNLDVTALADKPVIVKGCSHKPVPQNAYILLISKLQSVVKSLMYGEACSSVPLYKKSKN
- a CDS encoding DUF3078 domain-containing protein; translated protein: MKHFFPVFLLLVSTLTVSAQDKGKEVPPNGWTSEGTIQLLFNQSAFNHEWTGGGTSSIAGNLNFNYEENYRMDNFSWTNRIHANYGLTKVKTDKFARKTSDRFELNSVAGYQLENSNWYYSYFLNFRTQFDKGYNFSKDPETGQTIRTEYTHFLSPAYLQTGPGFMWKKDENFIVNIAPATARFIFVDDKFTTTPGYADGRYFGVNEGKSSRFEFGAALNAYLQFKVMSDVVMENSINLYSNYLDKPGNVDIDYLMNLEMGINKYLSANLLFQAIYDDNAVAAFQIREVFGLGINYNFGF
- the hflX gene encoding GTPase HflX, which gives rise to MIEKTDLNYEKAVLIGIVTREQDADKLNEYLDELEFLTYTAGGEVVKRFTQKMDRPDPKTFIGSGKINDVKQFIDENEVGTAIFDDELSPAQQKNIERVLQCKVLDRTNLILDIFAQRAQTSYARTQVELAQYQYLLPRLAGMWTHLERQRGGIGMRGPGETEIETDRRIVRDKIALLKKKIETIDKQMEVQRGNRGQLVRVALVGYTNVGKSTLMNVISKSEVFAENKLFATLDTTVRKVVIRNLPFLLTDTVGFIRKLPTQLIESFKSTLDEVREADLLLHVVDISHPNFDDHIESVNQTLADIKSADKPTIMVFNKIDAYQPEEIESDDLVTEKTTAHNTLEEWRQTWMNRLGNNVLFISALNKENMEDFRKKVYDTVRDIHVTRFPYNNFLYPEYDAYGEEE
- a CDS encoding DUF5689 domain-containing protein, producing the protein MGKIRILILIIISLSSCVKTDDFQLPEMTTPPVPAVGNITTIDAVKGHYNFNTNEIYTFRDTNTYFEGFVISSDEGGNFYKKLILQDKPENPTSGIQVLIDDNSLFDTYNFGRKVYIKLDGLSLWYNNGVMQLGKQNRGDVVAISQALIDDHIIRTNDTATIVPLDLKITQFNEQFKNLYIRIDNVQFNRNLIKENDRYTFAAENFDQYDGVRQVESCESGATTNLSTSTFSNFRSLLLPTSSGSVEGVLARDFYDDFYVVIITSPEALDFNDGARCDPQFLNCGSNSTPGIETVFEESFETITTQRMLETRGWMNINTSGGSEKFKPGTLQGNRHVRISAYNTQENPLEAWLITPPIDVNAISNRVLSFDLRASFDNATILRVLVTNEFTGNPLTTNWQLLEANIPVGPTNQNAVTFTRSHIDISCLEGTIHVAFHYLGSASEKSTTYDIDNVRVTSD